In Papaver somniferum cultivar HN1 chromosome 1, ASM357369v1, whole genome shotgun sequence, a genomic segment contains:
- the LOC113279983 gene encoding putative transcription elongation factor SPT5 homolog 1 isoform X19, whose translation MKMSNKTLAQHRHDEDDSDEDEDEEGEFDVAEYERRGFSKSSAGGDSSHKLRRLDSLYDSSADEYDSEDEDEDEDEEREEDEMYSSSGRKRKRHSSNPFIDDQAIVATDDEDDDYERGEVDRDFIEPDENIPEEHEATRMQHRRMLPQEDEEVDVDEFERRIRQRYSSQSYLEEGIDEISDVEQQALLPSIKDPKLWMVKCAMGREREAAVCLMQKRIDRGHREMQIRSVISPHYLKNYIYVEADKSAHVIEACKGLRILNTTKVMLVPIKEMTDVLLIEGNPIDTAKDMWVRLRIGIYKGALAKVVNVSDVRRKVMVKLIPRVDLQAIADKLEGRKVSKKAYIPSPRLMKIDEARNLNIPVDYRTGRSTNIQFCVIDGKMFKDGFLYKTVSMRSIDYQNIQPTFSELEKFCETGHGVVGSMSTSPRNRKKSHFMKGDAVIVVKGDLKNLMGWVEKVEEDNVHIRPKVKGLCTTVAVNEKYVCKSFKPGDHVKVVFGAHKGVTGMVIKVNSNVLIILSDATKEDIRVFAEHAVDSSEVTTGVTKVGDYELHDLVMLDNTCFGVIIRLESQTLQILLGDPDRPDVARVKMREIKYKIQRRNTALDQSNNTVSVKDVVKILMGPCKGKQGPVEHIFRGTLFINDRHHMEHSGFICVRAQSCIVMGGSPAKVSLSSRFGSSTDAARIAPSPRRFPSGGPPFDSGGRQKSGQRGHDSFVGSTIKIRIGHYKGCRGRVVSVKGQSVRVELESQMKTVLVNRDEISAIPDVSTSLSEPPQHGIGSETPIHRAQTPTHSYATPTRNEGGTPRHSGTWTPLRDQAWNPEATTTPSGEKWEDGNPGSWGTIPPTQTTPLGRSNKAPSAGSDWGNWGDGDCGSRGTVPPAQPATPFARSNEAPSTGTGWGNWGDGNRGSPGTIPPAQHQAQVLIGATGEMEIMARGELFHQLNRQLLLHVQMKHQAQVPVGAAGEMEIVARREPFHQLKQLLLHVQMKHQAQVPVGAPGEMEILARGEPFHQLKHPLFHVQMKHQAQVPVGATGEMEILARGEPFHQLNRHLLFHVQMKHQAQVPVWATGEMGTVARREAVHNAARELLERIQMKHQH comes from the exons ATGAAAATGTCAAATAAAACCCTAGCTCAGCATCGCCATGACGAAGATGATAGTGAtgaagacgaagacgaagaaggagAGTTTGATGTTGCTGAGTATGAGAGAAGAGGTTTTAGTAAAAGTAGTGCTGGTGGTGATTCCAGTCACAAACTAAGGAGATTAGATTCTCTATATGATAGTAGTGCAGATGAATATGATAGTGaggatgaagacgaagatgaagacgaagagaGAGAGGAAGATGAAATGTATTCCTCCTCTGGTAGAAAGCGGAAGAGACATAGTTCTAATCCTTTTATTGATGATCAAGCTATTGTTGctactgatgatgaagatgatgattatgaaAGAGGAGAAGTTGATCGTG ATTTCATAGAGCCTGATGAAAACATACCGGAAGAACATGAGGCCACAAGGATGCAACATCGTCGTATGTTACCTCAAGAGGATGAAGAAGTAGATGTTGATGAATTTGAGAGAAGAATTCGCCAACGGTATTCCAGTCAATCCTACTTAGAAGAAGGTATTGATGAAATTAGTGACGTTGAGCAGCAAGCTCTTTTGCCATCAATTAAGGATCCAAAGTTGTGGATGGTGAAATGCGCA ATGGGTCGTGAGCGAGAGGCAGCTGTTTGCCTTATGCAGAAACGTATTGATCGAGGTCATCGTGAAATGCAGATAAGATCTGTCATCTCTCCTCATTATCTTAAGAACTATATTTACGTTGAGGCTGATAAGTCAGCCCATGTGATAGAG GCTTGCAAAGGTCTCAGGATCTTAAATACTACAAAAGTAATGCTTGTTCCGATAAAAGAAATGACAGATGTGCTTTTAATAGAAGGCAATCCCATAGATACTGCAAAGGATATGTGGGTGCGACTGAGGATCGGGATATATAAAGGGGCTCTTGCAAAA GTTGTTAATGTGTCTGATGTACGACGAAAGGTTATGGTTAAGCTAATCCCACGGGTTGATTTGCAAGCCATTGCTGATAAACTG GAAGGTAGGAAAGTCTCGAAAAAGGCATATATACCCTCTCCACGCCTCATGAAAATAGATGAAGCAAG GAACCTTAATATACCAGTCGACTATAGAACGGGACGAAGCACTAATATTCAATTCTGTGTAATTGATGGAAAGATGTTTAAAgacggtttcctatataaaactgTATCAATGAGATCAATAGATTATCAAAACATTCAACCAACCTTTAGTGAGCTTGAGAAATTTTGTGAGACTGGGCATGGAGTTGTGGGTAGTATGTCCACTTCACCTAGAAACAGGAAAAAAAGCCACTTTATGAAGGGTGATGCTGTCATTGTTGTTAAAGGAGATCTCAAAAATCTGATGGGATGGGTTGAAAAAGTTGAGGAAGATAACGTCCATATTAGGCCAAAAGTGAAGGGCCTGTGT ACAACAGTTGCTGTGAATGAAAAATATGTTTGCAAATCCTTCAAGCCCGGGGATCATGTGAAGGTTGTCTTTGGTGCTCACAAGGGTGTAACCGGTATGGTTATTAAGGTTAACAGTAATGTACTCATCATTCTATCTGACGCAACTAAAGAAGAC ATCCGTGTCTTTGCTGAACATGCTGTGGACAGCTCTGAAGTAACTACTGGGGTTACCAAAGTTGGGGATTATGAGTTGCATGACCTTGTCATGCTTGA TAACACGTGCTTTGGAGTAATAATACGTTTAGAGAGTCAAACACTCCAGATACTGCTGGGAGATCCAGATAGACCTGATGTTGCACGAGTGAAGATGAGGGAGATCAAATACAAGATTCAGAGGAGGAATACTGCTCTAGATCAATCGAACAATACTGTGTCTGTGAAAGATGTTGTGAAGATTCTAATGGGCCCTTGCAAA GGAAAACAAGGTCCTGTAGAACACATATTTAGAGGAACATTGTTCATAAATGACCGCCATCACATGGAGCATTCTGGTTTTATCTGTGTGAGAGCACAATCTTGTATAGTGATGGGTGGCTCACCTGCCAAG GTTTCCCTGTCCTCGAGATTTGGAAGTTCTACAGATGCAGCTCGCATCGCCCCTTcaccaagaagatttcctagtgGAGGACCTCCATTTGACT CTGGAGGAAGACAGAAGAGTGGACAGCGAGGGCATGATTCTTTTGTTGGTAGTACCATAAAAATTCGTATTGGTCACTATAAGGGATGTCGCGGTCGTGTTGTAAGTGTTAAGGGCCAATCAGTTCGAGTTGAACTGGAATCTCAAATGAAAACTGTACTAG TTAACCGTGACGAGATATCTGCTATCCCAGATGTTTCTACTTCATTAAG TGAACCACCTCAACATGGTATAGGAAGTGAGACACCTATACATCGCGCACAAACTCCGACACACTCATATGCCACTCCTACGAGAAATGAAGGAG GAACACCAAGACATAGTGGTACCTGGACTCCCCTGCGTGATCAAGCTTGGAATCCTGAAGCTACCACAACTCCATCCGG ggaaaaatggGAAGATGGAAATCCTGGCTCGTGGGGAACCATTCCACCAACTCAA ACAACTCCTCTTGGACGTTCAAATAAAGCACCAAGTGCAGGTTCTGATTGGGGCAACTGGGGAGATGGAGATTGTGGCTCGCGGGGAACTGTTCCACCAGCTCAA CCGGCAACTCCTTTCGCACGTTCAAATGAAGCACCAAGCACAGGTACCGGTTGGGGCAACTGGGGAGATGGAAATCGTGGTTCGCCGGGAACCATTCCACCAGCTCAA CACCAAGCGCAGGTTCTGATTGGGGCAACTGGGGAGATGGAAATCATGGCTCGCGGGGAACTGTTCCACCAGCTCAA CAGGCAACTCCTCTTGCACGTTCAAATGAAGCACCAAGCACAGGTACCGGTTGGGGCAGCTGGGGAGATGGAAATCGTGGCTCGCCGGGAACCATTCCACCAGCTCAA GCAACTCCTCTTGCACGTTCAAATGAAGCACCAAGCACAGGTTCCAGTTGGGGCACCTGGGGAGATGGAAATCCTGGCTCGCGGGGAACCATTCCACCAGCTCAA GCACCCCCTCTTTCACGTTCAAATGAAGCACCAGGCACAGGTTCCGGTTGGGGCAACTGGGGAAATGGAAATCCTGGCTCGCGGGGAACCGTTCCACCAGCTCAA CAGGCACCTCCTCTTTCACGTTCAAATGAAGCACCAAGCACAAGTTCCGGTTTGGGCAACTGGGGAGATGGGAACCGTGGCTCGAAGGGAAGCAGTCCACAATGCGGC CAGGGAACTCCTCGAGCGCATTCAAATGAAGCACCAGCACTAG
- the LOC113279983 gene encoding putative transcription elongation factor SPT5 homolog 1 isoform X10 codes for MKMSNKTLAQHRHDEDDSDEDEDEEGEFDVAEYERRGFSKSSAGGDSSHKLRRLDSLYDSSADEYDSEDEDEDEDEEREEDEMYSSSGRKRKRHSSNPFIDDQAIVATDDEDDDYERGEVDRDFIEPDENIPEEHEATRMQHRRMLPQEDEEVDVDEFERRIRQRYSSQSYLEEGIDEISDVEQQALLPSIKDPKLWMVKCAMGREREAAVCLMQKRIDRGHREMQIRSVISPHYLKNYIYVEADKSAHVIEACKGLRILNTTKVMLVPIKEMTDVLLIEGNPIDTAKDMWVRLRIGIYKGALAKVVNVSDVRRKVMVKLIPRVDLQAIADKLEGRKVSKKAYIPSPRLMKIDEARNLNIPVDYRTGRSTNIQFCVIDGKMFKDGFLYKTVSMRSIDYQNIQPTFSELEKFCETGHGVVGSMSTSPRNRKKSHFMKGDAVIVVKGDLKNLMGWVEKVEEDNVHIRPKVKGLCTTVAVNEKYVCKSFKPGDHVKVVFGAHKGVTGMVIKVNSNVLIILSDATKEDIRVFAEHAVDSSEVTTGVTKVGDYELHDLVMLDNTCFGVIIRLESQTLQILLGDPDRPDVARVKMREIKYKIQRRNTALDQSNNTVSVKDVVKILMGPCKGKQGPVEHIFRGTLFINDRHHMEHSGFICVRAQSCIVMGGSPAKVSLSSRFGSSTDAARIAPSPRRFPSGGPPFDSGGRQKSGQRGHDSFVGSTIKIRIGHYKGCRGRVVSVKGQSVRVELESQMKTVLVNRDEISAIPDVSTSLSEPPQHGIGSETPIHRAQTPTHSYATPTRNEGGTPRHSGTWTPLRDQAWNPEATTTPSGEKWEDGNPGSWGTIPPTQTTPLGRSNKAPSAGSDWGNWGDGDCGSRGTVPPAQPATPFARSNEAPSTGTGWGNWGDGNRGSPGTIPPAQHQAQVLIGATGEMEIMARGELFHQLNRQLLLHVQMKHQAQVPVGAAGEMEIVARREPFHQLNRQLLLHVQMKHQAQVPVGAPGEMEILARGEPFHQLNRHPLFHVQMKHQAQVPVGATGEMEILARGEPFHQLNRHLLFHVQMKHQAQVPVWATGEMGTVARREAVHNAARELLERIQMKHQH; via the exons ATGAAAATGTCAAATAAAACCCTAGCTCAGCATCGCCATGACGAAGATGATAGTGAtgaagacgaagacgaagaaggagAGTTTGATGTTGCTGAGTATGAGAGAAGAGGTTTTAGTAAAAGTAGTGCTGGTGGTGATTCCAGTCACAAACTAAGGAGATTAGATTCTCTATATGATAGTAGTGCAGATGAATATGATAGTGaggatgaagacgaagatgaagacgaagagaGAGAGGAAGATGAAATGTATTCCTCCTCTGGTAGAAAGCGGAAGAGACATAGTTCTAATCCTTTTATTGATGATCAAGCTATTGTTGctactgatgatgaagatgatgattatgaaAGAGGAGAAGTTGATCGTG ATTTCATAGAGCCTGATGAAAACATACCGGAAGAACATGAGGCCACAAGGATGCAACATCGTCGTATGTTACCTCAAGAGGATGAAGAAGTAGATGTTGATGAATTTGAGAGAAGAATTCGCCAACGGTATTCCAGTCAATCCTACTTAGAAGAAGGTATTGATGAAATTAGTGACGTTGAGCAGCAAGCTCTTTTGCCATCAATTAAGGATCCAAAGTTGTGGATGGTGAAATGCGCA ATGGGTCGTGAGCGAGAGGCAGCTGTTTGCCTTATGCAGAAACGTATTGATCGAGGTCATCGTGAAATGCAGATAAGATCTGTCATCTCTCCTCATTATCTTAAGAACTATATTTACGTTGAGGCTGATAAGTCAGCCCATGTGATAGAG GCTTGCAAAGGTCTCAGGATCTTAAATACTACAAAAGTAATGCTTGTTCCGATAAAAGAAATGACAGATGTGCTTTTAATAGAAGGCAATCCCATAGATACTGCAAAGGATATGTGGGTGCGACTGAGGATCGGGATATATAAAGGGGCTCTTGCAAAA GTTGTTAATGTGTCTGATGTACGACGAAAGGTTATGGTTAAGCTAATCCCACGGGTTGATTTGCAAGCCATTGCTGATAAACTG GAAGGTAGGAAAGTCTCGAAAAAGGCATATATACCCTCTCCACGCCTCATGAAAATAGATGAAGCAAG GAACCTTAATATACCAGTCGACTATAGAACGGGACGAAGCACTAATATTCAATTCTGTGTAATTGATGGAAAGATGTTTAAAgacggtttcctatataaaactgTATCAATGAGATCAATAGATTATCAAAACATTCAACCAACCTTTAGTGAGCTTGAGAAATTTTGTGAGACTGGGCATGGAGTTGTGGGTAGTATGTCCACTTCACCTAGAAACAGGAAAAAAAGCCACTTTATGAAGGGTGATGCTGTCATTGTTGTTAAAGGAGATCTCAAAAATCTGATGGGATGGGTTGAAAAAGTTGAGGAAGATAACGTCCATATTAGGCCAAAAGTGAAGGGCCTGTGT ACAACAGTTGCTGTGAATGAAAAATATGTTTGCAAATCCTTCAAGCCCGGGGATCATGTGAAGGTTGTCTTTGGTGCTCACAAGGGTGTAACCGGTATGGTTATTAAGGTTAACAGTAATGTACTCATCATTCTATCTGACGCAACTAAAGAAGAC ATCCGTGTCTTTGCTGAACATGCTGTGGACAGCTCTGAAGTAACTACTGGGGTTACCAAAGTTGGGGATTATGAGTTGCATGACCTTGTCATGCTTGA TAACACGTGCTTTGGAGTAATAATACGTTTAGAGAGTCAAACACTCCAGATACTGCTGGGAGATCCAGATAGACCTGATGTTGCACGAGTGAAGATGAGGGAGATCAAATACAAGATTCAGAGGAGGAATACTGCTCTAGATCAATCGAACAATACTGTGTCTGTGAAAGATGTTGTGAAGATTCTAATGGGCCCTTGCAAA GGAAAACAAGGTCCTGTAGAACACATATTTAGAGGAACATTGTTCATAAATGACCGCCATCACATGGAGCATTCTGGTTTTATCTGTGTGAGAGCACAATCTTGTATAGTGATGGGTGGCTCACCTGCCAAG GTTTCCCTGTCCTCGAGATTTGGAAGTTCTACAGATGCAGCTCGCATCGCCCCTTcaccaagaagatttcctagtgGAGGACCTCCATTTGACT CTGGAGGAAGACAGAAGAGTGGACAGCGAGGGCATGATTCTTTTGTTGGTAGTACCATAAAAATTCGTATTGGTCACTATAAGGGATGTCGCGGTCGTGTTGTAAGTGTTAAGGGCCAATCAGTTCGAGTTGAACTGGAATCTCAAATGAAAACTGTACTAG TTAACCGTGACGAGATATCTGCTATCCCAGATGTTTCTACTTCATTAAG TGAACCACCTCAACATGGTATAGGAAGTGAGACACCTATACATCGCGCACAAACTCCGACACACTCATATGCCACTCCTACGAGAAATGAAGGAG GAACACCAAGACATAGTGGTACCTGGACTCCCCTGCGTGATCAAGCTTGGAATCCTGAAGCTACCACAACTCCATCCGG ggaaaaatggGAAGATGGAAATCCTGGCTCGTGGGGAACCATTCCACCAACTCAA ACAACTCCTCTTGGACGTTCAAATAAAGCACCAAGTGCAGGTTCTGATTGGGGCAACTGGGGAGATGGAGATTGTGGCTCGCGGGGAACTGTTCCACCAGCTCAA CCGGCAACTCCTTTCGCACGTTCAAATGAAGCACCAAGCACAGGTACCGGTTGGGGCAACTGGGGAGATGGAAATCGTGGTTCGCCGGGAACCATTCCACCAGCTCAA CACCAAGCGCAGGTTCTGATTGGGGCAACTGGGGAGATGGAAATCATGGCTCGCGGGGAACTGTTCCACCAGCTCAA CAGGCAACTCCTCTTGCACGTTCAAATGAAGCACCAAGCACAGGTACCGGTTGGGGCAGCTGGGGAGATGGAAATCGTGGCTCGCCGGGAACCATTCCACCAGCTCAA CAGGCAACTCCTCTTGCACGTTCAAATGAAGCACCAAGCACAGGTTCCAGTTGGGGCACCTGGGGAGATGGAAATCCTGGCTCGCGGGGAACCATTCCACCAGCTCAA CAGGCACCCCCTCTTTCACGTTCAAATGAAGCACCAGGCACAGGTTCCGGTTGGGGCAACTGGGGAAATGGAAATCCTGGCTCGCGGGGAACCGTTCCACCAGCTCAA CAGGCACCTCCTCTTTCACGTTCAAATGAAGCACCAAGCACAAGTTCCGGTTTGGGCAACTGGGGAGATGGGAACCGTGGCTCGAAGGGAAGCAGTCCACAATGCGGC CAGGGAACTCCTCGAGCGCATTCAAATGAAGCACCAGCACTAG
- the LOC113279983 gene encoding putative transcription elongation factor SPT5 homolog 1 isoform X17 — MKMSNKTLAQHRHDEDDSDEDEDEEGEFDVAEYERRGFSKSSAGGDSSHKLRRLDSLYDSSADEYDSEDEDEDEDEEREEDEMYSSSGRKRKRHSSNPFIDDQAIVATDDEDDDYERGEVDRDFIEPDENIPEEHEATRMQHRRMLPQEDEEVDVDEFERRIRQRYSSQSYLEEGIDEISDVEQQALLPSIKDPKLWMVKCAMGREREAAVCLMQKRIDRGHREMQIRSVISPHYLKNYIYVEADKSAHVIEACKGLRILNTTKVMLVPIKEMTDVLLIEGNPIDTAKDMWVRLRIGIYKGALAKVVNVSDVRRKVMVKLIPRVDLQAIADKLEGRKVSKKAYIPSPRLMKIDEARNLNIPVDYRTGRSTNIQFCVIDGKMFKDGFLYKTVSMRSIDYQNIQPTFSELEKFCETGHGVVGSMSTSPRNRKKSHFMKGDAVIVVKGDLKNLMGWVEKVEEDNVHIRPKVKGLCTTVAVNEKYVCKSFKPGDHVKVVFGAHKGVTGMVIKVNSNVLIILSDATKEDIRVFAEHAVDSSEVTTGVTKVGDYELHDLVMLDNTCFGVIIRLESQTLQILLGDPDRPDVARVKMREIKYKIQRRNTALDQSNNTVSVKDVVKILMGPCKGKQGPVEHIFRGTLFINDRHHMEHSGFICVRAQSCIVMGGSPAKVSLSSRFGSSTDAARIAPSPRRFPSGGPPFDSGGRQKSGQRGHDSFVGSTIKIRIGHYKGCRGRVVSVKGQSVRVELESQMKTVLVNRDEISAIPDVSTSLSEPPQHGIGSETPIHRAQTPTHSYATPTRNEGGTPRHSGTWTPLRDQAWNPEATTTPSGEKWEDGNPGSWGTIPPTQTTPLGRSNKAPSAGSDWGNWGDGDCGSRGTVPPAQPATPFARSNEAPSTGTGWGNWGDGNRGSPGTIPPAQHQAQVLIGATGEMEIMARGELFHQLKQLLLHVQMKHQAQVPVGAAGEMEIVARREPFHQLKQLLLHVQMKHQAQVPVGAPGEMEILARGEPFHQLNRHPLFHVQMKHQAQVPVGATGEMEILARGEPFHQLNRHLLFHVQMKHQAQVPVWATGEMGTVARREAVHNAARELLERIQMKHQH, encoded by the exons ATGAAAATGTCAAATAAAACCCTAGCTCAGCATCGCCATGACGAAGATGATAGTGAtgaagacgaagacgaagaaggagAGTTTGATGTTGCTGAGTATGAGAGAAGAGGTTTTAGTAAAAGTAGTGCTGGTGGTGATTCCAGTCACAAACTAAGGAGATTAGATTCTCTATATGATAGTAGTGCAGATGAATATGATAGTGaggatgaagacgaagatgaagacgaagagaGAGAGGAAGATGAAATGTATTCCTCCTCTGGTAGAAAGCGGAAGAGACATAGTTCTAATCCTTTTATTGATGATCAAGCTATTGTTGctactgatgatgaagatgatgattatgaaAGAGGAGAAGTTGATCGTG ATTTCATAGAGCCTGATGAAAACATACCGGAAGAACATGAGGCCACAAGGATGCAACATCGTCGTATGTTACCTCAAGAGGATGAAGAAGTAGATGTTGATGAATTTGAGAGAAGAATTCGCCAACGGTATTCCAGTCAATCCTACTTAGAAGAAGGTATTGATGAAATTAGTGACGTTGAGCAGCAAGCTCTTTTGCCATCAATTAAGGATCCAAAGTTGTGGATGGTGAAATGCGCA ATGGGTCGTGAGCGAGAGGCAGCTGTTTGCCTTATGCAGAAACGTATTGATCGAGGTCATCGTGAAATGCAGATAAGATCTGTCATCTCTCCTCATTATCTTAAGAACTATATTTACGTTGAGGCTGATAAGTCAGCCCATGTGATAGAG GCTTGCAAAGGTCTCAGGATCTTAAATACTACAAAAGTAATGCTTGTTCCGATAAAAGAAATGACAGATGTGCTTTTAATAGAAGGCAATCCCATAGATACTGCAAAGGATATGTGGGTGCGACTGAGGATCGGGATATATAAAGGGGCTCTTGCAAAA GTTGTTAATGTGTCTGATGTACGACGAAAGGTTATGGTTAAGCTAATCCCACGGGTTGATTTGCAAGCCATTGCTGATAAACTG GAAGGTAGGAAAGTCTCGAAAAAGGCATATATACCCTCTCCACGCCTCATGAAAATAGATGAAGCAAG GAACCTTAATATACCAGTCGACTATAGAACGGGACGAAGCACTAATATTCAATTCTGTGTAATTGATGGAAAGATGTTTAAAgacggtttcctatataaaactgTATCAATGAGATCAATAGATTATCAAAACATTCAACCAACCTTTAGTGAGCTTGAGAAATTTTGTGAGACTGGGCATGGAGTTGTGGGTAGTATGTCCACTTCACCTAGAAACAGGAAAAAAAGCCACTTTATGAAGGGTGATGCTGTCATTGTTGTTAAAGGAGATCTCAAAAATCTGATGGGATGGGTTGAAAAAGTTGAGGAAGATAACGTCCATATTAGGCCAAAAGTGAAGGGCCTGTGT ACAACAGTTGCTGTGAATGAAAAATATGTTTGCAAATCCTTCAAGCCCGGGGATCATGTGAAGGTTGTCTTTGGTGCTCACAAGGGTGTAACCGGTATGGTTATTAAGGTTAACAGTAATGTACTCATCATTCTATCTGACGCAACTAAAGAAGAC ATCCGTGTCTTTGCTGAACATGCTGTGGACAGCTCTGAAGTAACTACTGGGGTTACCAAAGTTGGGGATTATGAGTTGCATGACCTTGTCATGCTTGA TAACACGTGCTTTGGAGTAATAATACGTTTAGAGAGTCAAACACTCCAGATACTGCTGGGAGATCCAGATAGACCTGATGTTGCACGAGTGAAGATGAGGGAGATCAAATACAAGATTCAGAGGAGGAATACTGCTCTAGATCAATCGAACAATACTGTGTCTGTGAAAGATGTTGTGAAGATTCTAATGGGCCCTTGCAAA GGAAAACAAGGTCCTGTAGAACACATATTTAGAGGAACATTGTTCATAAATGACCGCCATCACATGGAGCATTCTGGTTTTATCTGTGTGAGAGCACAATCTTGTATAGTGATGGGTGGCTCACCTGCCAAG GTTTCCCTGTCCTCGAGATTTGGAAGTTCTACAGATGCAGCTCGCATCGCCCCTTcaccaagaagatttcctagtgGAGGACCTCCATTTGACT CTGGAGGAAGACAGAAGAGTGGACAGCGAGGGCATGATTCTTTTGTTGGTAGTACCATAAAAATTCGTATTGGTCACTATAAGGGATGTCGCGGTCGTGTTGTAAGTGTTAAGGGCCAATCAGTTCGAGTTGAACTGGAATCTCAAATGAAAACTGTACTAG TTAACCGTGACGAGATATCTGCTATCCCAGATGTTTCTACTTCATTAAG TGAACCACCTCAACATGGTATAGGAAGTGAGACACCTATACATCGCGCACAAACTCCGACACACTCATATGCCACTCCTACGAGAAATGAAGGAG GAACACCAAGACATAGTGGTACCTGGACTCCCCTGCGTGATCAAGCTTGGAATCCTGAAGCTACCACAACTCCATCCGG ggaaaaatggGAAGATGGAAATCCTGGCTCGTGGGGAACCATTCCACCAACTCAA ACAACTCCTCTTGGACGTTCAAATAAAGCACCAAGTGCAGGTTCTGATTGGGGCAACTGGGGAGATGGAGATTGTGGCTCGCGGGGAACTGTTCCACCAGCTCAA CCGGCAACTCCTTTCGCACGTTCAAATGAAGCACCAAGCACAGGTACCGGTTGGGGCAACTGGGGAGATGGAAATCGTGGTTCGCCGGGAACCATTCCACCAGCTCAA CACCAAGCGCAGGTTCTGATTGGGGCAACTGGGGAGATGGAAATCATGGCTCGCGGGGAACTGTTCCACCAGCTCAA GCAACTCCTCTTGCACGTTCAAATGAAGCACCAAGCACAGGTACCGGTTGGGGCAGCTGGGGAGATGGAAATCGTGGCTCGCCGGGAACCATTCCACCAGCTCAA GCAACTCCTCTTGCACGTTCAAATGAAGCACCAAGCACAGGTTCCAGTTGGGGCACCTGGGGAGATGGAAATCCTGGCTCGCGGGGAACCATTCCACCAGCTCAA CAGGCACCCCCTCTTTCACGTTCAAATGAAGCACCAGGCACAGGTTCCGGTTGGGGCAACTGGGGAAATGGAAATCCTGGCTCGCGGGGAACCGTTCCACCAGCTCAA CAGGCACCTCCTCTTTCACGTTCAAATGAAGCACCAAGCACAAGTTCCGGTTTGGGCAACTGGGGAGATGGGAACCGTGGCTCGAAGGGAAGCAGTCCACAATGCGGC CAGGGAACTCCTCGAGCGCATTCAAATGAAGCACCAGCACTAG